A genomic region of Deinococcus betulae contains the following coding sequences:
- a CDS encoding helix-turn-helix transcriptional regulator translates to MNEDIRAQVKKVMKERGLTQQAVADELGVDRVYVNRMLSGSTSQVPARWAEMLGLLGLRLTVEPIEGDSKKLSNS, encoded by the coding sequence GTGAACGAGGACATCCGCGCTCAAGTCAAGAAGGTCATGAAAGAGCGAGGACTGACGCAGCAGGCAGTGGCCGATGAGCTAGGCGTGGACCGTGTCTATGTCAACCGCATGCTGAGCGGAAGCACCAGCCAGGTGCCCGCGCGTTGGGCTGAGATGCTTGGTCTTCTCGGCCTGCGCCTCACGGTGGAGCCGATTGAGGGCGACTCAAAAAAACTCAGTAATTCCTGA
- a CDS encoding GTP pyrophosphokinase, protein MPLTDPKLIQDAFDAKSNLYSALAKKVSVLIEELLSFEEIRPHSIPSRVKNIESLKKKCIKKAKYVSIDEVTDIVGIRIITLMESDIDRVAEVIEREFEIDKANSIDKRSAIEPDKFGYLSLHYVVRLTDERIKMTEYSQYKDLPFEIQIRSVLQHAWAEIEHDLGYKAQNEIPKLLKRKFSQAASLLEVADRTFNEIKREIDDYVNKVKSQINDPQSEILIDLTSLTTFVEGPMVRKVEDEIISATGIFLSNSISPSLIDRLLRAGFTTIGQLSAYYQKNIEDIKKFEINDYEAASNIVNFVSSPKGFSIHGMCLLKDFRSGADIEEILGLNEEVDENNYIDQDLARETLNVLKRMVH, encoded by the coding sequence GTGCCTTTGACAGATCCTAAGTTGATTCAGGACGCTTTTGATGCCAAATCCAACCTTTACAGCGCTCTAGCTAAAAAGGTTTCAGTCTTGATAGAAGAATTGCTCTCCTTCGAGGAAATCAGGCCTCATAGCATCCCTTCTAGAGTTAAGAATATAGAGAGCCTGAAGAAAAAATGTATTAAAAAGGCTAAATATGTTTCTATCGATGAAGTTACAGACATTGTTGGTATTAGAATAATAACATTGATGGAAAGTGATATTGATAGAGTTGCGGAAGTTATAGAGAGGGAGTTTGAAATAGACAAGGCTAATTCTATAGATAAGAGGTCGGCTATAGAGCCTGACAAGTTTGGTTATCTGTCGCTTCATTACGTGGTTAGACTTACTGATGAGCGGATTAAAATGACAGAATATTCTCAATATAAAGACTTACCGTTTGAGATTCAGATCAGATCAGTTTTACAGCATGCTTGGGCCGAAATTGAGCATGATTTGGGATACAAAGCTCAAAATGAAATTCCTAAGTTGCTCAAGAGGAAGTTTTCTCAGGCTGCCAGTCTGCTTGAAGTGGCAGATCGAACCTTCAATGAGATAAAAAGAGAAATAGACGACTATGTAAATAAAGTAAAGAGTCAGATTAACGATCCGCAGTCGGAAATACTAATTGACTTAACTTCTCTAACTACATTTGTAGAAGGTCCTATGGTGCGTAAAGTTGAAGATGAGATTATCTCGGCTACGGGTATTTTTTTAAGTAATTCGATCTCACCTTCGCTTATAGATCGTCTCTTGCGAGCTGGGTTCACTACGATTGGTCAATTGTCCGCCTACTATCAGAAAAATATTGAGGATATTAAGAAATTTGAGATTAATGACTATGAGGCGGCTTCTAATATTGTCAATTTTGTATCGTCTCCGAAAGGATTCTCTATACATGGGATGTGTCTGCTAAAAGATTTTCGATCTGGGGCTGATATAGAAGAAATTCTGGGACTTAACGAAGAAGTAGATGAAAATAACTACATTGATCAAGATCTAGCCAGGGAAACCTTGAACGTTTTAAAGAGAATGGTCCATTAG